Genomic DNA from Gammaproteobacteria bacterium:
AGCCTTCGATCACCCTTTCATTCTAAACCCAATTCTTGGAAGTTTGCCTGTCGCGTTGGAGCCCGCGTCATTTTACCAGTACTTCCGAAGTTTTCAGTTCATGCTAGTAGGCTACGGTTAGCTCAATACCGTAGGTTCTCGGGTCCGCAATTACACCAAGAGGTCCAAAACCGAACGTAATGCCGGTACTAAAATACGCTTCATTGGTAATGTTTTTTGCAAACAGAGAGACTCCAAATCGCTCGTTGGCAGTCACCCATGTGACCCTCGCGTTCAGGAGCCCAAATGATTGCTGACCGATTAGAGGATCTTCAAACTGATTGAAAAAGACATCGTCTTGCCATTGATATTCACCGCGCAGTGTCACGCTTCCGTGTATGGCAAGATTGAGTTGGTACTGTGCCGCCACACCGAAAGAGAGATCCGGAGCGGATCGCAAGCTATTCCCGCTCAGGTCGATAGCCCCCCCGAGGATCGGGTCAAGACCAATAAACTCGTCATATTCTGCGTCTAGGAAAGCCAGCCAGAGTTCGAGAGTAAGATCATCGGAAGGTTGGGCGGTGACTTCAATTTCGCCCCCCGTGATGGAAGAGGAAGCGGCGTTCTCAATAAAGACCTCCAGAGTCGTTTCATCGACGGTCTGAACTTGAAGATCCGAGTAGTCATAGAAAAAGACGGATGCATTGATTCGCAGTCGACTGTCGAACCAAAGAGACTTTATGCCCCCCTCATAGGCCCAAACTATCTCTTCATCAAAAGTCGATGGTTGGATACCTAATGACTGGAATCCTCCGCTCTTGAAGCCTTTTGTCGCGGACGCGTACAAAAGAACTGCCTCGTTTGCATAGTACTCGACCAGCAACTTAGGAGTCGCCTCGTTCCAGCTGTCGGAGATGGGCCCGCCGGCGTTCGAGCCCTCTTTTTCTTCATAGCTAAAGCGTAAGCCAGCGGTTGCTGCTAGCCGATCTGAGAGTTGCAACGAGCCTTGAAAATACGCCGCATATGCGTCTGTTTGATTCGTCGCTGATAGCGGTAGTAGCGAGGGACCGGGAAACCAAAGATCGAATTTCTGGTCTGCGTCCTCATAGAAATAAAATAGACCTGCGATCCAACTAAAGCGCTCATCGGCTGGAGAAAGCATCCGGAGTTCCTGCGAAAACTGCTGTTGATTACGAGCAAGATCGACAAATACTCCGAATGCCTCCGTACCGTCGCTGTCAAAAAGCGCGACTTCCTCAACCTTGCGGTAACTTGATATCGACTTGAGTGCGTACGTTCCAAGATTCCAAGCAACCGTTACGTGTCCGCCGTAATTTTCCAAGTCGTGAAAGACCGGCATATCTTGAAACACGGTGAACGGGTCAACCACTGGAGTCGCTCCGGCCGCCACCAGGAAATCTGGGGTCATGAAGTTGATATTGACCTTGCCATTATCGTCGCTTCGCGAATAATCGGCACCGATAGAGACATCGATCGAATCATTCAGGTCGAGAACCAGAGAGCTGCGTGCGCCAAAATAATCCTCGTCATGAAAGAATTTACGCGGTGCTCCGGGAAGTCCATTTGTAACAAAGCCATCGTGGTTGTTATCGACAAAAGATACTCGTCCGCGTACTTTCTCCGAAATCGGACCGGAAGCAGTGCCCCTTACACGCAGACGATGAAAGTTTCCTGCAAGAACGCTTCCACTTAAC
This window encodes:
- a CDS encoding TonB-dependent receptor, whose translation is GLYLGLIFGAPAYAQIEEIIVVAQKREENLQSVPIAMSAYDATALDARAIESITDMSNPTPGLIVSGNLRSAQIFIRGIGSEDISIGTEGSTAVYLDGVYLGRTEMALTEFLDVERVEVLRGPQGTLYGRNAVGGAINVLSKPPTDELWLSGSVLAGNFHRLRVRGTASGPISEKVRGRVSFVDNNHDGFVTNGLPGAPRKFFHDEDYFGARSSLVLDLNDSIDVSIGADYSRSDDNGKVNINFMTPDFLVAAGATPVVDPFTVFQDMPVFHDLENYGGHVTVAWNLGTYALKSISSYRKVEEVALFDSDGTEAFGVFVDLARNQQQFSQELRMLSPADERFSWIAGLFYFYEDADQKFDLWFPGPSLLPLSATNQTDAYAAYFQGSLQLSDRLAATAGLRFSYEEKEGSNAGGPISDSWNEATPKLLVEYYANEAVLLYASATKGFKSGGFQSLGIQPSTFDEEIVWAYEGGIKSLWFDSRLRINASVFFYDYSDLQVQTVDETTLEVFIENAASSSITGGEIEVTAQPSDDLTLELWLAFLDAEYDEFIGLDPILGGAIDLSGNSLRSAPDLSFGVAAQYQLNLAIHGSVTLRGEYQWQDDVFFNQFEDPLIGQQSFGLLNARVTWVTANERFGVSLFAKNITNEAYFSTGITFGFGPLGVIADPRTYGIELTVAY